Proteins from a single region of Phyllopteryx taeniolatus isolate TA_2022b chromosome 10, UOR_Ptae_1.2, whole genome shotgun sequence:
- the sytl4 gene encoding synaptotagmin-like protein 4 isoform X4 encodes MPSPTDNIALDFLSDTERDLILEVLRRDEELRQAEDQRVRRLKAELLEIKRKGAKRGSGRYSQRSCGRCQGSLSLLAFTSKQCPRCHHLVCSNCRASLHDGFWLCVVCIKESDLRKSTGDWFYNLRVNRFTTTPGHELVRSSLRQRPVLKKYVAMGDVLLNNSESSRGPPVPIPRQKGNATSKRPSSENGGSVTSMASSETKGDGFVYHGPPSEYSGSVGSTASFEMKGIDGLLKPSQSDTESAEIASLTNSKTSTDSRRTTPDLPRRAILPPHNSQSNVTLLPDAVIIHSYSSEANTGSERQQAVPSPVYDVDKFFKKSIKHVQDPPDGVNCGLGACDQPEVPVDGRRQFVQGLDTPVPEIKQANPSPEFDVDDYVNYGLDVYNHAHTYESLVDIQSQVVQDLDTQVPDIKQAVPSPEFDVDELFKKSVKHIENPPEYVNYGLDVHDHSHTYESLVDIKSQVVQDLDTQVPDIKQAIPSSEFDIDELFNKSVKHIENPPEYVNYGLGVYDHSHTYESLVDIKSQVVQDLDTQVPDIKQAVPSSEFDVDELFKKSVRHTENPTECVNYGWDVCDQSHTHESPVDIKSQFVQDLDTQDPEIKQVLPNPDFDVDQLFKRNVKHIENPPERVKYVPDVCDPADSYEVSGDLKSQSVQVLDTQVPEIKQASPKPEFGTQIANPSEGVKYGLDVYDQPDSHEVPVAVKRQFVHSLDMQVPEIKQLGPTPELDIQKLFKKSISHVQNPPGHLSTLDLHDNRDNLALPMGNRSQSVPDLDMQDDEEEDIDSLVNFHKSAMASSSSSLRSTSMTSIYSDSGDTYSVDVRGEVVFTMFYDELTQSLRVLIKECRKLAYGDALRQFSNPYVKCYLLPDKSRQSKRKTTIKRHTCDPVYEETFKYCLQRNHLLTRSMLISVWHHGHLSSNPFLGEVEIALDCYDLDSPHEECMTLMTKAPCCIPASAFTHFKGEMVVSLKFVTATAPRVQKFKGKKVVEAEGGELHVLIKEAKNLMAMKGGGGTSDSFVKGYLFPSKSKTTKRKTPVMKKNLNPHYNHTFVYKELSLEQLKCMCLELTVWDREPMLSNEFLGGVRLSCGKGSVKMGNDEVGMDSVGEEVSLWQKMMQYPDSWAEGTLPLRTTMRKKKKGK; translated from the exons ATGCCTTCGCCAACTGACAATATCGCCCTGGACTTCCTCTCCGACACCGAGCGGGATTTGATCCTGGAGGTGCTGCGGCGGGACGAGGAACTTAGGCAGGCCGAGGACCAGCGCGTTCG GAGGCTGAAGGCAGAGTTGCTGGAAATTAAGAGGAAAGGGGCCAAACGTGGCAGCGGGAGATACAGTCAGCGCAGTTGCGGCCGATGCCAGGGCTCTCTGAGTTTGCTGGCGTTCACCTCCAAACAATGTCCGCGCTGCCACCACCTCGTGTGCAGCAATTGCAGAGCCAGCCTCCACGATGGATTCTGGCTGTGCGTTGTCTGCATCAAAGAGTC GGACCTAAGAAAGAGTACAGGTGACTGGTTCTACAATCTGAGGGTTAACCGATTCACCACCACGCCTGGCCACGAACTCGTGAGAAGCAGCCTCAGACAGAGGCCTGTGT tgaaaaaataTGTGGCAATGGGAGACGTTCTACTTAACAATTCGGAGTCGAGCCGAGGTCCACCCGTTCCCATCCCCAGGCAGAAGGGCAACGCCACCAGCAAACG TCCGTCCAGTGAGAACGGCGGCTCAGTGACTTCGATGGCGTCTTCTGAAACGAAAGGGGATGGATTTGTCTATCACGGTCCTCCCAGTGAATACTCTGGGTCTGTTGGTTCAACGGCGTCTTTCGAAATGAAAGGGATTGATGGCCTGTTAAAGCCGTCGCAAAGCGACACTGAGTCGGCAGAAATCGCCAGCCTCACTAACAGTAAAACAAGCACAGACTCTAGGCGCACGACCCCTGACCTGCCCAG AAGAGCGATTCTTCCACCTCACAACAGCCAGTCCAATGTGACCCTCTTACCAGATGCTGTCATCATTCATAGCTATAGCTCGGAAGCTAACACC GGCTCAGAAAGACAGCAGGCCGTTCCAAGCCCAGTGTATGATGTTgacaaattcttcaaaaagagcaTCAAACATGTTCAGGATCCTCCTG ACGGTGTCAACTGCGGGCTGGGTGCTTGCGATCAACCTGAAGTCCCAGTGGATGGTCGGAGGCAATTTGTGCAAGGGTTGGACACACCA GTCCCAGAAATAAAGCAAGCCAATCCAAGCCCAGAGTTTGACGTAGACGATTATGTCAATTATGGGCTGGATGTATATAACCACGCTCACACTTATGAGAGCCTGGTGGACATCCAGAGCCAAGTTGTCCAAGATTTGGACACGCAA GTGCCAGATATAAAGCAGGCCGTTCCAAGCCCAGAGTTTGACGTAGACGAACTCTTCAAGAAGAGCGTCAAACACATTGAGAATCCTCCTG AATATGTCAATTATGGGCTGGATGTACATGATCACTCTCACACTTATGAGAGCCTGGTGGACATCAAGAGCCAAGTTGTCCAAGATTTGGACACGCAA GTGCCAGATATAAAGCAGGCCATTCCAAGCTCAGAGTTTGACATAGACGAACTCTTCAACAAGAGCGTCAAACACATTGAGAATCCTCCTG AATATGTCAATTATGGGCTAGGTGTATATGATCACTCTCACACTTATGAGAGCCTGGTGGACATCAAGAGCCAAGTTGTCCAAGATTTGGACACGCAA GTGCCAGATATAAAGCAGGCCGTTCCAAGCTCAGAGTTTGACGTTGACGAACTCTTCAAGAAGAGCGTCAGACACACTGAGAATCCTACTG AATGTGTCAATTATGGGTGGGATGTTTGTGATCAGTCTCACACACATGAGAGCCCGGTGGACATCAAGAGCCAGTTTGTCCAAGATTTGGACACGCAA GACCCAGAAATAAAGCAAGTCCTTCCAAACCCAGACTTTGATGTTGACCAACTCTTCAAGAGGAATGTCAAGCACATTGAGAATCCTCCTG AACGTGTCAAATATGTGCCGGATGTTTGTGATCCAGCTGACTCCTATGAGGTCTCAGGGGACTTAAAGAGCCAATCTGTCCAAGTTTTGGACACCCAA GTCCCAGAAATAAAGCAGGCCAGTCCAAAGCCAGAGTTTGGCACACAGATTGCGAATCCTTCTG AAGGTGTCAAATATGGTCTGGATGTTTATGATCAACCTGATTCTCATGAGGTCCCAGTAGCTGTCAAGCGACAATTTGTACACAGTTTGGACATGCAA GTCCCAGAAATAAAGCAATTGGGTCCCACCCCTGAGTTGGATATTCAGAAACTTTTCAAGAAGAGCATCAGCCATGTTCAAAATCCTCCCG GACACCTATCAACACTGGATTTGCATGACAATCGGGACAATTTAGCATTACCAATGGGAAACAGGAGCCAATCTGTTCCAGATTTAGACATGCAA GACGATGAAGAGGAAGACATTGACAGCTTGGTTAACTTTCATAAAAGTGCGATGGCTTCCAGTTCTTCAAGTTTGAGG AGCACAAGCATGACGAGCATTTACAGTGACTCTGGAGACACTTACAGCGTGGACGTGAGAGGGGAGGTGGTCTTCACCATGTTCTACGACGAGCTCACCCAGAGCCTGCGGGTCTTAATTAAGGAGTGCCGCAAGCTGGCCTATGGCGATGCGCTACGGCAGTTTTCCAACCC TTACGTCAAATGTTACCTCCTCCCCGACAAATCTCGtcagagcaagaggaagaccacCATCAAGAGGCACACCTGCGACCCAGTCTACGAAGAAACTTTCAAG TACTGCCTTCAGCGGAATCACCTGCTAACTCGAAGCATGCTGATATCGGTGTGGCATCACGGCCATCTCAGCAGCAACCCTTTCCTGGGAGAGGTCGAGATCGCTCTGGACTGCTACGACCTGGACTCCCCGCACGAGGAATGCATGACCCTCATGACAAAG GCTCCGTGCTGCATACCAGCGTCGGCCTTCACTCATTTCAAAGGAGAGATGGTGGTCTCCTTGAAGTTCGTCACAGCTACAGCCCCCCGGGTGCAGAAATTCAAAG GCAAAAAGGTAGTGGAGGCGGAAGGCGGGGAGCTCCACGTCTTGATTAAGGAGGCAAAGAATTTGATGGCCAtgaagggaggaggagggacATCTGATAGCTTTGTAAAGGG GTACTTGTTCCCGTCTAAATCAAAGACGACTAAGAGAAAGACGCCCGTCATGAAGAAGAACCTGAATCCTCACTACAACCACACGTTTGTGTACAAGGAGCTGTCGCTGGAGCAGCTGAAGTGCATGTGTCTGGAACTGACCGTGTGGGACAGAGAGCCCATGTTGAGCAATGAATTCCTCGGAGGAGTGCGCCTCAGCTGTGGCAAAG GCAGCGTCAAAATGGGAAACGATGAAGTTGGGATGGATTCGGTTGGAGAAGAGGTCAGCCTGTGGCAGAAGATGATGCAGTACCCCGACTCATGGGCAGAGGGCACTCTTCCCTTGCGTACCAccatgaggaagaagaagaagggcaaATGA
- the sytl4 gene encoding synaptotagmin-like protein 4 isoform X5 yields the protein MPSPTDNIALDFLSDTERDLILEVLRRDEELRQAEDQRVRRLKAELLEIKRKGAKRGSGRYSQRSCGRCQGSLSLLAFTSKQCPRCHHLVCSNCRASLHDGFWLCVVCIKESDLRKSTGDWFYNLRVNRFTTTPGHELVRSSLRQRPVLKKYVAMGDVLLNNSESSRGPPVPIPRQKGNATSKRPSSENGGSVTSMASSETKGDGFVYHGPPSEYSGSVGSTASFEMKGIDGLLKPSQSDTESAEIASLTNSKTSTDSRRTTPDLPRRAILPPHNSQSNVTLLPDAVIIHSYSSEANTGSERQQAVPSPVYDVDKFFKKSIKHVQDPPDGVNCGLGACDQPEVPVDGRRQFVQGLDTPVPEIKQANPSPEFDVDDYVNYGLDVYNHAHTYESLVDIQSQVVQDLDTQVPDIKQAVPSPEFDVDELFKKSVKHIENPPEYVNYGLDVHDHSHTYESLVDIKSQVVQDLDTQVPDIKQAIPSSEFDIDELFNKSVKHIENPPEYVNYGLGVYDHSHTYESLVDIKSQVVQDLDTQVPDIKQAVPSSEFDVDELFKKSVRHTENPTECVNYGWDVCDQSHTHESPVDIKSQFVQDLDTQDPEIKQVLPNPDFDVDQLFKRNVKHIENPPERVKYVPDVCDPADSYEVSGDLKSQSVQVLDTQVPEIKQASPKPEFGTQIANPSGVKYGLDVYDQPDSHEVPVAVKRQFVHSLDMQVPEIKQLGPTPELDIQKLFKKSISHVQNPPGHLSTLDLHDNRDNLALPMGNRSQSVPDLDMQDDEEEDIDSLVNFHKSAMASSSSSLRSTSMTSIYSDSGDTYSVDVRGEVVFTMFYDELTQSLRVLIKECRKLAYGDALRQFSNPYVKCYLLPDKSRQSKRKTTIKRHTCDPVYEETFKYCLQRNHLLTRSMLISVWHHGHLSSNPFLGEVEIALDCYDLDSPHEECMTLMTKAPCCIPASAFTHFKGEMVVSLKFVTATAPRVQKFKGKKVVEAEGGELHVLIKEAKNLMAMKGGGGTSDSFVKGYLFPSKSKTTKRKTPVMKKNLNPHYNHTFVYKELSLEQLKCMCLELTVWDREPMLSNEFLGGVRLSCGKGSVKMGNDEVGMDSVGEEVSLWQKMMQYPDSWAEGTLPLRTTMRKKKKGK from the exons ATGCCTTCGCCAACTGACAATATCGCCCTGGACTTCCTCTCCGACACCGAGCGGGATTTGATCCTGGAGGTGCTGCGGCGGGACGAGGAACTTAGGCAGGCCGAGGACCAGCGCGTTCG GAGGCTGAAGGCAGAGTTGCTGGAAATTAAGAGGAAAGGGGCCAAACGTGGCAGCGGGAGATACAGTCAGCGCAGTTGCGGCCGATGCCAGGGCTCTCTGAGTTTGCTGGCGTTCACCTCCAAACAATGTCCGCGCTGCCACCACCTCGTGTGCAGCAATTGCAGAGCCAGCCTCCACGATGGATTCTGGCTGTGCGTTGTCTGCATCAAAGAGTC GGACCTAAGAAAGAGTACAGGTGACTGGTTCTACAATCTGAGGGTTAACCGATTCACCACCACGCCTGGCCACGAACTCGTGAGAAGCAGCCTCAGACAGAGGCCTGTGT tgaaaaaataTGTGGCAATGGGAGACGTTCTACTTAACAATTCGGAGTCGAGCCGAGGTCCACCCGTTCCCATCCCCAGGCAGAAGGGCAACGCCACCAGCAAACG TCCGTCCAGTGAGAACGGCGGCTCAGTGACTTCGATGGCGTCTTCTGAAACGAAAGGGGATGGATTTGTCTATCACGGTCCTCCCAGTGAATACTCTGGGTCTGTTGGTTCAACGGCGTCTTTCGAAATGAAAGGGATTGATGGCCTGTTAAAGCCGTCGCAAAGCGACACTGAGTCGGCAGAAATCGCCAGCCTCACTAACAGTAAAACAAGCACAGACTCTAGGCGCACGACCCCTGACCTGCCCAG AAGAGCGATTCTTCCACCTCACAACAGCCAGTCCAATGTGACCCTCTTACCAGATGCTGTCATCATTCATAGCTATAGCTCGGAAGCTAACACC GGCTCAGAAAGACAGCAGGCCGTTCCAAGCCCAGTGTATGATGTTgacaaattcttcaaaaagagcaTCAAACATGTTCAGGATCCTCCTG ACGGTGTCAACTGCGGGCTGGGTGCTTGCGATCAACCTGAAGTCCCAGTGGATGGTCGGAGGCAATTTGTGCAAGGGTTGGACACACCA GTCCCAGAAATAAAGCAAGCCAATCCAAGCCCAGAGTTTGACGTAGACGATTATGTCAATTATGGGCTGGATGTATATAACCACGCTCACACTTATGAGAGCCTGGTGGACATCCAGAGCCAAGTTGTCCAAGATTTGGACACGCAA GTGCCAGATATAAAGCAGGCCGTTCCAAGCCCAGAGTTTGACGTAGACGAACTCTTCAAGAAGAGCGTCAAACACATTGAGAATCCTCCTG AATATGTCAATTATGGGCTGGATGTACATGATCACTCTCACACTTATGAGAGCCTGGTGGACATCAAGAGCCAAGTTGTCCAAGATTTGGACACGCAA GTGCCAGATATAAAGCAGGCCATTCCAAGCTCAGAGTTTGACATAGACGAACTCTTCAACAAGAGCGTCAAACACATTGAGAATCCTCCTG AATATGTCAATTATGGGCTAGGTGTATATGATCACTCTCACACTTATGAGAGCCTGGTGGACATCAAGAGCCAAGTTGTCCAAGATTTGGACACGCAA GTGCCAGATATAAAGCAGGCCGTTCCAAGCTCAGAGTTTGACGTTGACGAACTCTTCAAGAAGAGCGTCAGACACACTGAGAATCCTACTG AATGTGTCAATTATGGGTGGGATGTTTGTGATCAGTCTCACACACATGAGAGCCCGGTGGACATCAAGAGCCAGTTTGTCCAAGATTTGGACACGCAA GACCCAGAAATAAAGCAAGTCCTTCCAAACCCAGACTTTGATGTTGACCAACTCTTCAAGAGGAATGTCAAGCACATTGAGAATCCTCCTG AACGTGTCAAATATGTGCCGGATGTTTGTGATCCAGCTGACTCCTATGAGGTCTCAGGGGACTTAAAGAGCCAATCTGTCCAAGTTTTGGACACCCAA GTCCCAGAAATAAAGCAGGCCAGTCCAAAGCCAGAGTTTGGCACACAGATTGCGAATCCTTCTG GTGTCAAATATGGTCTGGATGTTTATGATCAACCTGATTCTCATGAGGTCCCAGTAGCTGTCAAGCGACAATTTGTACACAGTTTGGACATGCAA GTCCCAGAAATAAAGCAATTGGGTCCCACCCCTGAGTTGGATATTCAGAAACTTTTCAAGAAGAGCATCAGCCATGTTCAAAATCCTCCCG GACACCTATCAACACTGGATTTGCATGACAATCGGGACAATTTAGCATTACCAATGGGAAACAGGAGCCAATCTGTTCCAGATTTAGACATGCAA GACGATGAAGAGGAAGACATTGACAGCTTGGTTAACTTTCATAAAAGTGCGATGGCTTCCAGTTCTTCAAGTTTGAGG AGCACAAGCATGACGAGCATTTACAGTGACTCTGGAGACACTTACAGCGTGGACGTGAGAGGGGAGGTGGTCTTCACCATGTTCTACGACGAGCTCACCCAGAGCCTGCGGGTCTTAATTAAGGAGTGCCGCAAGCTGGCCTATGGCGATGCGCTACGGCAGTTTTCCAACCC TTACGTCAAATGTTACCTCCTCCCCGACAAATCTCGtcagagcaagaggaagaccacCATCAAGAGGCACACCTGCGACCCAGTCTACGAAGAAACTTTCAAG TACTGCCTTCAGCGGAATCACCTGCTAACTCGAAGCATGCTGATATCGGTGTGGCATCACGGCCATCTCAGCAGCAACCCTTTCCTGGGAGAGGTCGAGATCGCTCTGGACTGCTACGACCTGGACTCCCCGCACGAGGAATGCATGACCCTCATGACAAAG GCTCCGTGCTGCATACCAGCGTCGGCCTTCACTCATTTCAAAGGAGAGATGGTGGTCTCCTTGAAGTTCGTCACAGCTACAGCCCCCCGGGTGCAGAAATTCAAAG GCAAAAAGGTAGTGGAGGCGGAAGGCGGGGAGCTCCACGTCTTGATTAAGGAGGCAAAGAATTTGATGGCCAtgaagggaggaggagggacATCTGATAGCTTTGTAAAGGG GTACTTGTTCCCGTCTAAATCAAAGACGACTAAGAGAAAGACGCCCGTCATGAAGAAGAACCTGAATCCTCACTACAACCACACGTTTGTGTACAAGGAGCTGTCGCTGGAGCAGCTGAAGTGCATGTGTCTGGAACTGACCGTGTGGGACAGAGAGCCCATGTTGAGCAATGAATTCCTCGGAGGAGTGCGCCTCAGCTGTGGCAAAG GCAGCGTCAAAATGGGAAACGATGAAGTTGGGATGGATTCGGTTGGAGAAGAGGTCAGCCTGTGGCAGAAGATGATGCAGTACCCCGACTCATGGGCAGAGGGCACTCTTCCCTTGCGTACCAccatgaggaagaagaagaagggcaaATGA